The Streptomyces sp. NBC_01439 genome contains the following window.
CCTGACCGCCGAGGAGTCCACGGCCGCGCGCGACGCGGCGGTGGCCCTGGCGGGCGAGCGGACCGGGGCGGTGCTCCGGGGCGCGTAGCCGCTTCGTACCCGCGTGAGGGGCACGTCCGGACCACCGGACGTGCCCCTCACTCGTTCGGGTGAGAACCCCGGTGGCCCGTGTCCGGGGCACCGGCCGGTCGACACAATCGATCCGGCCGGAGGGGAGTCCTACGGATGATCACGCGCGGGGAGATGCCCCTGGTGCGCCGGGTGTGCGTCCTGGCCTGGGCCGGCGCCGCCGTGTCCTGGGAGTTGTCCAGGCCCGGGCGGTTGGTCCCGAGCCTGGCCACCTGTGCGGCCTTCCTGCTGTTGGCCACCGGGTGCGCGCTGCTCATCCGGCGCGAGCTGTTGGCCGAGCTGGGCCGTGCGCAGGAGATCGCGGGCGCCGCGCAGCGGGTGCTGTTGCGGCCGCTGCCGGTACGGATCGACGGTCTGATGCCGGCCGCGGCGCTGCTCTCGGCGAGCCGGGGCGCGGCGGTGGGCGGGGACCTGTACGAGGCCGTGCCGACGGCGTACGGGATGCGGGTGGTGATCGGGGACGTCCGGGGCCACGGCCTGCCCGCGCTGGGCACGGCCGCCGCCGTGCTCGGGGCCTTCCGCGAGGGGGCGTACGACGAGCCCTCGCTGGACGGTGTGCTGCGGCGGATGGAGCGGGCGCTGGGCCGCCACGTCCGTGACCGGGCGCGGGCCGATTCGCAGTCCCCGGTGGCGGAGGAGTTCGTGACGGTCCTGCTCCTCCAGATCGCCCGGGACGGCATGCTGTTGGCGCTGAACTGCGGCCATCCCTGGCCCTATCTGATCGGTCCGGCTCCGGTCCCGGAACACTGCGGTGCGCGCAGCCGGGGCTCCGCACCGAACCCCGCGCCGCCGTCGGGGCCGGAACGTGCAGCCCGTTCGGCGTGCGAGGACCGGGTCAGAGCGGCGCCCCGTTCCGTGCGGCGGGCTCGGGTGGGGGCGCTGGTCGGCGGCGAGACCTTGCCGCCGCTCGGGGTGGTGCCCGTGCCGGCGGACGTGCGGCCGCGCGCCTGCGGGGAACTCCGGCCCGGGGAGACGCTGTTCCTGTACACCGACGGGGCCGAGGACGCCCGCGACCGGGCCGGTCGGTTCTTCGATCTGGCGGGCGTCCTCGCACGGGGGGCGGCGGCCACGCCCGCGCGGCTGGTGGCGGACGTGCACGCCGCTCTGCTCCGGCACACCGGCGGGCGGCTCGCCGACGACGTCGCCCTACTGGTGCTCCGCAACGACCGGTCCTGACCACCGGCCCCGGACACGCGCGCCGGGCCCGGTGGATGAGCCCGGCGCGCGCTCTCGACCCGGCCCCTGCCGGGGCGCGGCGACCAACCGGGCGCCGGCGGGGCCGGAACGCGCCGCCCGCCTGCCATGGAGTGTCGGGCAGACGGCAGAACGGGCGGCGCGGTGACGGGTCGTCGCACTGTACGAGGGGGAGCCGACGACCCGAGCTACCTCTTGGCGAGGCTCTTCAGTGAAGCGCCTCCAGGGGTCCGTGCGGCAGAGTGCGCATCGCATTTATGCGCGTACTCGGTTCACACCCCGTGTGAACCGTGCACCCACTAGCCTGAGAACGACGAGCCCTTGGAGCGGCCCATGCAGCCCAATGTCCTGCTCGATGCCCTCCTCGCCGAGGCGGGTATGTCCCACGCCGGACTCGCCGCGTACGTGAACCAGGCGGGCCGCACCCGCGGACTCGCCCTGCGCTACGAACACACCGCAGTGACGCGGTGGTTGAAGGGTCAGCGGCCCCGGGGTCAGGTCCCCGACCTGATCTGCGAGGTGCTCGGCGGGCGGCTGCGGCGTCCCCTCGGGCTCGACGACATCGGGCTCGGCGCGGCCGACCAGCCCGTTCCGCTGCACGCCTCGCCGCTCAGCGGGTTCGTGGACCGGGCCGCGGCCCTGTGGCGTTCCGACGTCCAGGCCCGGCCCCAGCTGCTGGCCGCCGGGGCGGTCACCGGGACGCCCGCTGTCATCCCGGTGTGGGAATGGGAGAATCCGCCCGAGGACGCCGACGTCTCCCGCGAGGGTCCGCACCCGATCGGCCCCGAACACATCGAGATCCTGAAGGCCGCCCGCGCCCACTACGAGCTGATGTACCGCCGGGCCGGCGGTCTCGCCACGCGGGACCGGATCGTCCGCTTCCTGGGCAGTGAGACCGCGCCCATGCTGCGCGGGAGCTACTCCGACGACCTCGGCCGCCGGCTGCACCGGGCCACGGGGTCCCTGGTGGCGGTGGCGGGGATCTGCGCGTACGACTCGGACGCGCACGGCCTGGCCCAGCGCTATTTCCACCAGGCCCTGCGCCTGGCCAAGGCGAGCGGGGACCGGGGGCTCGGCGCGTACGTCATCGCGCTGATCGTCAACCAGTCCCTGCACCTGCGGGAGTACCGCCAGGCCGTCGCCTTTGCCGAGGCCGCGCTGCGGGCCGCCGGGCGGCACACCACCCCGGCGCTGGCCGCCGACCTCTACGCGATGCAGGCCAAGGCGTACGCCCAACTCGGCGACACCCCTGCCGCACTGGCCTGCATCCGCAGGGCGGAGGCGGCCGCCGAGCGGATCCGCCCGGGCAGCGAACCGGACGAGACCGGCTACGTACAGCCGGGGCTCGTCAACGTCCAGGTCGCCGAGGCGCTGCTCAGCCTGGGCGATCTGGAATCCGCCCGGGTCCAGGCGACCGCCGCCGTCGGCACCCCGGCGCACGACCGCGGCCGGGTGCACCGACTGGCGATGCTGTGCGAGATCCAGCTGCGCCAGGGGGAGGCGGACCGGGCCGCGGCGTCCGCGGCCGAGATGGCCGAGCGGGCCAAGGGCATGGAGTCGCTGCGGCTGCGCGACCGGCTGCGGGCGGTCCGCGAACAGCTCCTGACCAGCGGTTGTACCGGCGCGGAGGAGACCGCGCGGCTCATCGACGGGGCGCTGCGCGTTCCGCTGTGACGGGCGGAAGTGCTGCCATGTTGCCACCTACTCGAACGGAAGAAGGTGGCACAACCGTGCAGTGGACGAACCTGAGCGAGCAGACCGTGTACAAGAACCGTTGGTTCGACGTGAACCTCGCCGATGTGGAACTTCCGGACGGCCGGCACCTGGACCACTTCGTGATCCGGCTGCGGCCGGTCGCCGTCGCCACGGCCGTCAACGAGGCCGACGAGGTACTGCTGCTCTGGCGGCACCGCTTCATCACCGACAGCTAGGGCTGGGAACTGCCCGCCGGGGTGGTCGAGGACGGCGAGGACATCGCGGTCGCGGCGGCCCGCGAGATGGAGGAGGAGTCGGGCTGGCGGCCCGGCCCGCTCCACCACTTGATGACCGTCGAGCCGTCGAACGGACTGACCGATGCCCGGCACCACCTCTACTGGGCGGACGGGGCCACCCACATCGGGCACCCGGAGGACGACTTCGAGTCCTCGCGCCGGGAGTGGGTCCCGCTGGGGCTCGTGCCGGACATGATCGCCCGGGGGGAGATCCCGGCCGCCAACATGGCGGCCGGGTTGCTCCTGCTGCACCACCTGCGGCTCGGCCGGCCGTAGGGTGGCCGGACGGATCAGCCGTAGGGGTAGAAGCCCGCGCCCGTCTTGCGGCCCAGGCGGCCGGCGTCGACCATGCGCTGGAGCAGCGGGGGAGCGGCGTACAGCGGCTCCTTGTACTCCGCGTACATCGAGTCGGCGATCGACGCGATGGTGTCCAGGCCGATCAGGTCGGACAGCTTGAGCGGGCCCATCGGGTGGGCGCAGCCCAACTCCATGCCGTTGTCGATGTCCTCGCGGCTGGCGATGCCCGACTCGAACATCCGGATCGCGGACAGCAGGTACGGGACGAGGAGCGCGTTGACGACGAACCCGGACCGGTCCTGGGCGCGGACCGCGTGCTTGTTCAGCACGTCCCGCACCAGGGCCTCGGCCCGCTTGACCGTCTCCTCGCCCGTGGTCAACGCCGGGATCAGCTCGACGAGCTTCTGGACCGGGGCCGGGTTGAAGAAGTGGATGCCGATGACCTGGTCCGGCCGCGAGGTCGCGACGGCCAGCTTGACGAGCGGGATCGAGGAGGTGTTGGAGGCCAAGATCGCGTCCGGGCGGGTGATCACCTGATCGAGGATCTGGAAGATCTCCGTCTTGACCTGCTCGTTCTCGACGACGGCCTCGATGACGAGGTCGCGGTCGGCGAACTCGCCGAGGTCGGTGGTGAAGGTGAGGCGGGCCAGGGTGGCGTCCCGCTCCTCCTCGGTGATCTTGCCGCGTTCGGCGGCCTTGGTCAGGGAGTTGTGCAGCCGGGTACGGCCGATCTCCAGGGCTTCGCCGGTGGTCTCGGCGACCTTGACCTCAAGGCCACTGCGGGCGCACACCTCGGCGATACCCGCGCCCATCTGGCCACAGCCCACTACGCCGACCCGTGTGATGTCGGAAGGGAGGTCAGTCACTTCGTGCCTTTCGCAGCTCATCCGTCGGCGGGTCCCCCGTACGATTCCGGCGCCCGCCACGCCCCCCGACGTTACTCCCGACCTTGCGCGGGGCGGCGGGCCGGGGCGGGCATGCTGGGCGGACACCGTGCAATGTCACTCAGTGAAACGGAGTCGTCACATGACGTACATCGACCGACGGGCACTGTTGGCCGGAGCCTTGGGGGTGATCGCCGCCGCCACGGCCGGTTCGGCGGCCGCGGCGCCGCGGGCGTCCGCGAGGGCCTCCGGGGGGCGGGCCACCGTCGACTTCCGGGGGATGTGGATCGCCTCGGTGTCGAACGTGGACTGGCCTTCCGAGAGCGGACTCTCCGCGGCGCGGCAGCGGTCGGAGCTGCTCGCCCTCCTCGACGCCGCCGTCGAGCGCCGTCTGGGCGCGGTGGTCCTCCAGGTCCGGCCGGCGGCGGACGCCCTGTGGCCCTCGAAGCTGGAGCCCTGGTCCCAGTGGCTGACCGGGAAGCAGGGGGCCGATCCCGGTTGGGACCCGCTGGGCACGGCCGTCAAGGAGGCGCACGCCCGGGGGCTGCAGCTGCACGCCTGGTTCAACCCGTTCCGCGTGGCCAACCACACCGACCTCGACCGGCTGGTGTCCACGCACCCGGCGCGCCGCAATCCCGGCTGGACGGTGGAGTACGGCGGCAAGCTCTACTACAACCCGGGCCTGCCCGAGGTGCGGCGCTTCGTCCAGGACGCCATGTTCGACGCGGTCTCCCGCTACCCGCTGGACGCCGTGCACTGGGACGACTACTTCTACCCGTACCCGGTGGCGGGGGAGTACTTCGACGACGACGAGGCCTTCGAGGAGTACGGGGCGGGCTTCGCCTCGCGCGCCGCCTGGCGCCGGGGCAACATCGACACCCTGGTCCGCGAGATGTCCGCGCGGCTGCGGGCGCTGAAGCCGGCGGTCCGCTTCGGGATCAGCCCGTTCGCGGTGTGGCGCAACTCCGACCGCGACCCGACCGGTTCGCCGACCCGGGCGGGCCTCGGGACGTACGACGACCTCTACGCGGACACCCGCAAGTGGGTCAGGGAGGGCTGGATCGACTACATCGTGCCGCAGGCCTACTGGCACATCGGTCACCCGACCGCCGACTACGCCGACATCGTGCCCTGGTGGGCGCGGACCGTCGCCGGGACGAAGGTGGACCTGTACGTGGGGGAGGCCCTGTACCGCTGCGACGAGGACAGCCCCACCGAGGCCTGGCGCGATCCCGGGGAGCTGTCGAAGCACCTGACGTTCGCCCGCGGCTACCCGGAGGTCCGCGGCCACGTCTACTTCTCGGCGAAGCAGGTGGCCGCGGACCCCAACGGAGCGATGGCCCGGGTGGTCGCCGACCACTACGGCACGGCGGCGTCCCGGCGCTGATTCAGTGAGTGGGCTCGGAGGGGTGGCGGACCGTGCAGTCGGGTCCGGGAGCCATGAGTGCCTCGTGTCCGTCCTGGAAGCGGACCCGGTACGGGGGGGTTCCGTTCTCGCCCAGGACCTGGGTGATCTCGCCCACCTTGTCGTGCTGTCCGACGATCCTGCCGTGCTGCACCAGCTGGTCGCCCTCGGTCGCGCGCATAACTGACCTCCTCGGTGGCGGTCCGATCCGGTGCTTGCAGTTTAGGTCGTCATGCGGCTATTTGACCCGTTGGGTCACCGCGATGCAGACGAGGACGGCGCAGGCGGCGGCCGGTGCGGCGGGGGAGAGGTGCTCGCCCAGCAGCGCCACCGACCAGACGAGGGTCAGCAGCGGCTGGGCGAGCTGGAGCTGGCTGGCCCGCGGTGCGCCGATCTCGGCCATGCCCCGGTACCAGACGTACAGGCCGAGGAAGGTGGAGCCGGCCGCCGCCCAGACCAGCCCGGCGAGCCCGTGGAAGCCGAGGTGCACCGGCTCGTGCGCGAGCCCGACCGCGGAGCCGGCCAGGCTGAGCGGCAGGCACAGGACCAGCGCCCAGCCGATCACCTGCCAACCGGGCAGCAGTCGGGCGAGGCGGCCGCCCTCCGTGTACCCGGCGGCGCACACCAGGAGCGCGCCGAACAGGTACGCGTCGCCCGCCGAGAGGGCGCCGCCGCTCTGCGCGAGCGTGAACGCGATCACGACCGCGGCCCCGGCGAGGGCCGCGGCCCAGAAGGCGCGCGAGGGGCGGGCTCCGGTGCGCAGCGCGGACAGCGCGGCGGTGGTGAGCGGCAGGAGGCCGACCACCACGGCGGCGTGCGAGGTCGTGGAGGTCGTCAGCGCGAGGGTGGTGAGCATCGGGAAGCCGACGACCACTCCGGCGGCGACGACGGCGAGCCCCGCCCAGTGCTCACGGGCGGGCAGCGGGACCCGCCGGGCCAGCAGGAAGCCCCCGGCGATGGCGGCGGCGAGGACGCTCCGCAGCGCGACCAACGACCACGGGCCGAAGCTCTCCAGTCCCCAGGCGGTGGCGGGGAAGGTCAGCGAGAAGGCGACGACGCCGAGCAGGGCGAGGGCGGTACCCCGGCGCACCGGGTTCTTGACCGCTATCGTGGTCGGGAGAGTAGCGCTATTCTGTGCTGTCATGTATGAGCGTAGCAGTGTGGCGGAGCTCGCCGAATCCTTGCGGTCCGAACTCAACCGCTACTCGGTGGGTGGAAAGCTCCCGTCGAGTCGAGCCCTGGTCGAGCGCTACCGGGTCAGCCCGGTCACCGTCTCCCGGGCCCTTGCGCAGCTCGCCGCCGAGGGCCTCGTCGTCACCCGGCCCGGTGCAGGGGTCTTCCGTGCCGCACCGCGTACGGCGGCCCCCGCCCCCGGGGACACCTCCTGGCAGGAGGTCGCCCTCAGCGCCGAGGGTGCCGGGGACGTCGTCCCGCGCTCGGTGGACGCCTCCGGGGTGCTGGCCTGCCTGGCCGCACCGCCGCCGTCGGTGATCGCCCTCAACAGCGGGTACCTGCACGCCTCCATCCAGCCCGAGCGGGCCATGGCCGCCGCGCTCGCCCGGGCCGGACGGCGTCCCGGGGCCTGGGACCGGCCGCCGGTGGAAGGGCTGCCCGAGCTCCGCGACTGGTTCGCCCGCGAGATCGGCGGGGCGGTCGGGGCCGCCGACGTGCTGGTGACCGCGGGCGGGCAGAGCGCGCTGACCACCGCCCTGCGGGCGTTGGCCCCGCCCGGCGCGCCGATCCTGGTGGAGTCCCCGACCTACCCCGGGCTGCTGGCCATCGCCCGGGCCTCCGGTTGCCGGCCCGTGCCCGTACCGGTGGACGCCGAGGGGGTCCGGCCGGAGCTGCTGGCCGCCGCCTTCGAAGCGACCGGCGCGCGGGTGTTCGTCTGCCAGCCGCTCTTCCAGAACCCGACCGGAGCGGTGTTGGCTCCGGGGCGGCGGGCCGAGGTGCTGCGGATCGCGCGGGCCGCCGGGGCCTTCGTGGTCGAGGACGACTACGCCCGCGCCCTCTCCCACGACGACTGCGGGCCGCTGCCCGCGACCCTGGCCGCCGAGGACCACGACGGGGTGGTCGTGCACGTCAGGTCCCTGACCAAAGCCACCTCGCCCAGCCTGCGGGTCGGCGCGCTCGCCGCCCGCGGCCCGGTGGTGGACCGGCTGCGCGCCGTCCAGGTCGTGGACTCCTTCTTCGTGCCCCGGCCGCTCCAGGAGGCGGCGCTCGAACTCGTCGGCGCGCCCGCCTGGCCGCGCCACCTGCGCACGGTGGCCGCCGAACTGCGCCACCGGCGGGACGTGCTCGCCGGCGCGCTGCGGCGGGAGCTGCCCGGCCTGACCGTGCCCCATCTGCCCTCGGGCGGCTATCAGCTGTGGGCCAGGATGAGCGAGGGCGACGACGGATCCTTCGCGACCACGGCCCTGCGCGCCGGAGTGGCGGTGGCTCCCGGCCGCCCCTACTTCTGCGCCGAACCCCCGGCCCCGTACGTCCGCCTGAGCTTCGCCGGGGTTTCCGGCCCGGGCGAACTGGTGGAGGCCGTCCAGCGGCTGCGCACCGGCCTCGCGGACGGCTTCGGTCCGCACGCTTGACCCACCGCGCTGTGCGGATCACCATCGCCGCATGCATGTTCGGGTTTCGCTCGTCGCCGCAGCCCGTAGTTCCTCGCTGCTCGCCGAGCGCTTCGACGACGACCGCCCGTTGGACGGACCCGGCTGGCGGTCGGTGGAGTCCGCCGCGCAGGGCCTCGTACCCCTGGGCGCGGCCGAGCTGCGCTACTGCTCGCCGACGCCGCGCAGCCGCGCCACGGGCGAGGCCCTCGGGTACGCGCCCCTCGCCCAGCCCGCACTGCGCGAGTGCGACATGGGCCGCTGGCGGGGGCTGACCCTGGCCGAAGTGACCGCCCACGAGCCCGGGGCGGTGGAACTGTGGCTCACCGATCCGCGGTCCGCCCCGCACGGCGGCGAGTCCCTGCTCGACTTCATCTCCCGCATCGGGGGCTGGCTCGACACCCGGCCGGCCGACGACGGGGGCGCGATCGTCGCGGTCGCGGAGCCCTCGGTGGTCCGGGCGGCCCTGGTGTACGCACTGAAGGCGCCCCCGCTGACCTACTGGAACGTGGACGTCCGGCCGCTGTCCACGATGACCCTCACCGGCTGGTCCGGTCACTGGCACCTGTGCCTGCAGGCCCCGGCGTGAACCGGTCGGGCCGGTCGCCTAGCCTGCGGGAATGACCGAGATACACATCACCACGCTCGCCGAGCGGCCCGAACTGGCCGACCGGCTCGGGGACATGGACGACCCGTGGCCCGAATTCGCCGGCCACGACGCCCTCGCCTGGCTGCTGTACCCGCGGATGACGACCGAGCTGGCGGACTACGTCCTGGTCGCCACGGACGGGGACGCGGTGGTAGCCCGCGGCTACAGCGTGCCCTTCGCCCTGCACCTGGCCGGCCGCGACGGGGTGCTGCCCGCGCAGGGCTGGGACCGCGTGCTCATGTGGGCCTTCTCCGACCTGCACCGCGGGGTCCGGCCCGACACGGTGAGCGCGATCGAGATCACCGTGTCCGGCGACCGGCAGGGCGAGGGCCTCTCGGGACGCATGCTGGCCGCGATGCGGGACAACGCCCGGGCACGCGGCTTCGCCGAGGTGGTCGCGCCCGTCCGACCCAGCGGAAAGCCGGCCGAGCCGGACACCCCGATCCACGCGTACGCGTACCGGACCCGCGAGGACGGGCTCCCGTACGACCCGTGGCTGCGCGTCCACGTCCGCGCGGGCGGCGTCATCGACTCGGTGGCGCCGCTGTCGATGACGGTCACCGGCTCGCTCGCCGAGTGGCGCGAGTGGACCGGGCTGCCCTTCGACACGGCCGGACCCGTGCGCGTACCGGGCGCCCTGGTGCCCGTGCGGTGCGATCCGGAGCAGGGCTATGCGGTCTACGTGGAGCCGAACGTATGGGTCCGGCACCGCCTCGTCGACGGGACGGAGTCCGTCCGGCCGTAGGGGCCGCGGCCGGGCGCCGGTCTCCGACGGCCCGACCGGTCCCGGCCGCACCCGACGCTACCGGCGGAATCGCCGCCGCGGCCGGGTCTTTCCTGCTAGACATCTCCTGGAAGCCCCGTGTGCCGGATCCTTTTGTACAACCCTCCCTCCGAGATCGAAGGCGTTGCATAAACGTGCGTAAGTACGTATAGTCATGCCATCGATGAGGAGGGTCCGATGGTGGTACGTGTAGCGGTGGCCGGAGCGAGCGGGTACGCGGGCGGAGAAGTCCTGCGCCTCCTGCTCTCGCACCCCGAGGTGGAGATCGGCGCCCTCACCGGCAACTCCAACGCCGGACAGCTCCTCGGCTCCCTGCAACCGCACCTCGTACCGCTCGCGGGACGCACCCTGGAGGCGACCACCCCCGAGGTCCTCGCCGGCCATGATGTCGTCTTCCTCGCCCTCCCGCACGGCCAGTCCGCCGCCGTCGCCGCCCAGCTCGGCGAGGACGTCCTCGTCGTCGACATGGGCGCCGACCACCGGCTCAAGGACTCCGCCGACTGGGACGCCTTCTACGGCGCCCCGCACGCCGGTACCTGGCCCTACGGACTCCCCGAACTGCCCGGCGCACGCGAGGCGCTGACGGGGACCAAGCGCATCGCGGTCCCCGGCTGCTTCCCCACGGCCGTCTCCCTCGCGCTCTTCCCCGCCTACCAGGGGAAGTTCGCCGAGCCGGAAGCCGTGGTCGTCGCCGCCACCGGAACCTCCGGTGCGGGCAAGGCCCTCAAACCGCACCTGCTCGGCGCCGAGGTGATGGGCTCGGTGACTCCGTACGGCGTCGGCGGCGGACACCGCCACACGCCCGAGATGGTGCAGAACCTGAGCCCGCTCGCGGAAGAGCGCGTCAGCGTCTCCTTCACGCCGACCCTCGTGCCCATGGCGCGCGGCATCCTCGCCACGTGCTCGGCCAAGGCGCTCCCCGGCACCACCGCCGCATCGCTGCGCGCCGCGTACGAGAAGGCCTACGCCGACGAGCCCTTCGTCCACCTGCTGCCCGAGGGCCGGATGCCGTCCACCAAATCCGTCCACGGTTCCAACGCCGTCCACGTCCAGGTCGCCTACGACGAGTCCGTCCGGCGGATCATCGCCGTCAGCGCCATCGACAACCTGACCAAGGGCACCGCGGGCGGCGCGGTGCAGAGCATGAACATCGCCCTGGGGCTCGACGAGGGCCTGGGTCTTTCGACGATCGGAGTCGCACCGTGAGCGTCACGGCAGCACAGGGATTCACGGCAGCCGGCATCGCCGCCGGGATCAAGGCCAACGGCAACCCCGACCTGGCCCTCGTGGTCAACAACGGGCCGAGTCTGGCCGCCGCGGGCGTCTTCACCTCCAACCGCGTCAAGGCCGCGCCCGTGCACTGGTCCGAGCAGGTCCTGCGGGGCGCCGCCGTCAGCGCGGTCGTCCTGAACTCCGGTGGCGCCAACGCCTGCACCGGCCCCAAGGGCTTCCAGGACACCCACGCCACCGCGGAGAAGGTCGCGCAGGTGCTCGGCGGGGACTTCAACGCCGGGGAGATCGCGGTGGCGTCCACCGGCCTGATCGGCGTCCTGCTCCCCATGGACAAGCTGCTCCCCGGCATCGAGACGGCGGCCGCGGCCCTGTCCGCGGACGGCGGCGAGGCCGCCGCCATCGCCATCAAGACCACCGACAGCGTGCACAAGACGGCCACCGTCTCGCAGGGAGGCTGGACCGTCGGGGGCATGGCCAAGGGCGCGGGCATGCTCGCCCCGGGCCTGGCCACCATGCTCGTCGTCATCACCACCGACGCCGACCTGGACAGCGCCACCCTGGACAAGGCGCTGCGCGCCGCCACCCGCACCACCTTCGACCGGGTCGACTCCGACGGCTGCATGTCCACCAACGACACGGTGCTGCTGCTCGCCTCCGGAGCCTCCGGCCAGGTACCGGCGTACGAGGAGTTCGCCGAGGCCGTCCGCAAGGTCTGCGACGACCTGGCCCGCCAGCTCATCGGCGACGCCGAGGGCGCCAGCAAGGACATCCGCATCGAGGTCATCGGTGCGCTCACCGAGGACGACGCGGTCGAGGTCGGCCGGTCCATCGCCCGGAACAACCTGCTCAAGTGCGCCATCCACGGCGAGGACCCGAACTGGGGCCGGGTGCTCTCCGCGATCGGCACCACCAAGGCAGCCTTCGACCCGGACCGGCTGGGCGTCGCCATCAACGACGTCTGGGTCTGCCGCAACGGATCGGTCGGCGACGACCGCGACCTGGTCTCCATGAAGGGCCGCGAGGTCCGCATCACCGCCGACCTGTCGAACGGCAGCGAGTCCGCAGTGATCTGGGGCAACGACCTGACCGCCGAGTACGTCCACGAGAACAGCGCCTACTCCTCATGAGCGACGAGAAGGCCGGCCAGCCCGGCACCTCCGGCGGCACCGCCCGCAAGCACACCGCCCTGCCCAAGGCGGAGATCCTCATCGAGGCCCTGCCGTGGCTCACCCGCCACAACGGCAAGGTCGTCGTCATCAAGTTCGGCGGCAACGCCATGATCGACGAGGACCTCAAGGCCGCCTTCGCCCAGGACGTGGTCTTCCTGCGCCAGGCCGGCCTGAAGCCGGTCGTCGTGCACGGCGGCGGCCCCCAGATCAACGCCCAGCTCGACAAGCAGGGCCTGGTCAGCGAGTTCAAGGCGGGGCTGCGCGTCACGACCCCGGAGGCCATGGACGTCGTACGGATGGTCCTGGCGGGCCACGTCCAGCGCGAGCTGGTCGGACTGCTCAACCAGCACGGGCCGCTGGCCGTCGGCATGACCGGCGAGGACGCCCGCACCATCATCGCGACCAAGCACAGCCCGGAAATCGACGGCGAGGTCATCGACATCGGCCGGGTCGGGGAGATCACCTCCATCGACACCGGAGCCATCGAGGCCCTGCTGGAGGACGGTCGGATCCCGGTCATCTCGTCTATCGCGGGCAGCGCCGACGACCACCACGTCTACAACGTCAACGCCGACACGGCGGCCGCCGCGCTCGCCGCGGCGCTGGGTGCCGAGACGCTGATGGTGCTCACCGACGTCGAGGGCCTCTACGCGGACTGGCCGCACAGCGACGAGGTCATCAGCAAGCTCACCGTCAGCGAGCTGGAGAAGCTGCTGCCCGAGCTGTCCAGCGGCATGGTGCCCAAGATGGAGGGCTGCCTGCACGCCGTGCGCAACGGCGTCAACACCGCCCGCGTGCTCGACGGGCGGGTCCAGCACTCGATCCTGCTGGAGATCTTCACGGACTCCGGCATCGGCACGATGGTCGTGCCCGACCACCAGTCAGGGGGAACGGAATGACGAAGGGCACCGGCAACCAGGAGTACGGCGCACGCTGGCGGGGGGCGCTGGCCAACAACTACGGCACCCCCGCGGTCGCGCTCGTACGCGGCGAGGGCGCCCAGGTC
Protein-coding sequences here:
- a CDS encoding glycoside hydrolase family 10 protein — translated: MTYIDRRALLAGALGVIAAATAGSAAAAPRASARASGGRATVDFRGMWIASVSNVDWPSESGLSAARQRSELLALLDAAVERRLGAVVLQVRPAADALWPSKLEPWSQWLTGKQGADPGWDPLGTAVKEAHARGLQLHAWFNPFRVANHTDLDRLVSTHPARRNPGWTVEYGGKLYYNPGLPEVRRFVQDAMFDAVSRYPLDAVHWDDYFYPYPVAGEYFDDDEAFEEYGAGFASRAAWRRGNIDTLVREMSARLRALKPAVRFGISPFAVWRNSDRDPTGSPTRAGLGTYDDLYADTRKWVREGWIDYIVPQAYWHIGHPTADYADIVPWWARTVAGTKVDLYVGEALYRCDEDSPTEAWRDPGELSKHLTFARGYPEVRGHVYFSAKQVAADPNGAMARVVADHYGTAASRR
- a CDS encoding 3-hydroxybutyryl-CoA dehydrogenase — translated: MSCERHEVTDLPSDITRVGVVGCGQMGAGIAEVCARSGLEVKVAETTGEALEIGRTRLHNSLTKAAERGKITEEERDATLARLTFTTDLGEFADRDLVIEAVVENEQVKTEIFQILDQVITRPDAILASNTSSIPLVKLAVATSRPDQVIGIHFFNPAPVQKLVELIPALTTGEETVKRAEALVRDVLNKHAVRAQDRSGFVVNALLVPYLLSAIRMFESGIASREDIDNGMELGCAHPMGPLKLSDLIGLDTIASIADSMYAEYKEPLYAAPPLLQRMVDAGRLGRKTGAGFYPYG
- a CDS encoding DMT family transporter, whose product is MTAQNSATLPTTIAVKNPVRRGTALALLGVVAFSLTFPATAWGLESFGPWSLVALRSVLAAAIAGGFLLARRVPLPAREHWAGLAVVAAGVVVGFPMLTTLALTTSTTSHAAVVVGLLPLTTAALSALRTGARPSRAFWAAALAGAAVVIAFTLAQSGGALSAGDAYLFGALLVCAAGYTEGGRLARLLPGWQVIGWALVLCLPLSLAGSAVGLAHEPVHLGFHGLAGLVWAAAGSTFLGLYVWYRGMAEIGAPRASQLQLAQPLLTLVWSVALLGEHLSPAAPAAACAVLVCIAVTQRVK
- a CDS encoding DUF1918 domain-containing protein, producing the protein MRATEGDQLVQHGRIVGQHDKVGEITQVLGENGTPPYRVRFQDGHEALMAPGPDCTVRHPSEPTH
- a CDS encoding transcriptional regulator, translated to MQPNVLLDALLAEAGMSHAGLAAYVNQAGRTRGLALRYEHTAVTRWLKGQRPRGQVPDLICEVLGGRLRRPLGLDDIGLGAADQPVPLHASPLSGFVDRAAALWRSDVQARPQLLAAGAVTGTPAVIPVWEWENPPEDADVSREGPHPIGPEHIEILKAARAHYELMYRRAGGLATRDRIVRFLGSETAPMLRGSYSDDLGRRLHRATGSLVAVAGICAYDSDAHGLAQRYFHQALRLAKASGDRGLGAYVIALIVNQSLHLREYRQAVAFAEAALRAAGRHTTPALAADLYAMQAKAYAQLGDTPAALACIRRAEAAAERIRPGSEPDETGYVQPGLVNVQVAEALLSLGDLESARVQATAAVGTPAHDRGRVHRLAMLCEIQLRQGEADRAAASAAEMAERAKGMESLRLRDRLRAVREQLLTSGCTGAEETARLIDGALRVPL
- a CDS encoding PP2C family protein-serine/threonine phosphatase gives rise to the protein MITRGEMPLVRRVCVLAWAGAAVSWELSRPGRLVPSLATCAAFLLLATGCALLIRRELLAELGRAQEIAGAAQRVLLRPLPVRIDGLMPAAALLSASRGAAVGGDLYEAVPTAYGMRVVIGDVRGHGLPALGTAAAVLGAFREGAYDEPSLDGVLRRMERALGRHVRDRARADSQSPVAEEFVTVLLLQIARDGMLLALNCGHPWPYLIGPAPVPEHCGARSRGSAPNPAPPSGPERAARSACEDRVRAAPRSVRRARVGALVGGETLPPLGVVPVPADVRPRACGELRPGETLFLYTDGAEDARDRAGRFFDLAGVLARGAAATPARLVADVHAALLRHTGGRLADDVALLVLRNDRS